One Ignavibacteriales bacterium genomic region harbors:
- a CDS encoding DUF5989 family protein, translating into MQSRKKGRSKFSIIGEFWAYMRVRKKWWLGPIVFVLVLLGLFIVLTEGSALAPFIYTLF; encoded by the coding sequence ATGCAGAGTCGGAAAAAAGGAAGATCTAAATTCTCCATCATCGGTGAATTCTGGGCCTACATGCGCGTCCGGAAAAAGTGGTGGCTCGGACCTATTGTCTTCGTCCTGGTTCTGCTGGGCCTTTTCATAGTCCTGACCGAAGGCTCTGCGCTGGCCCCCTTTATTTACACCCTTTTCTAG
- a CDS encoding SxtJ family membrane protein: MKTPQERIEPFLRRWSYASEIPDVAAVPQAKTFWRSAYEYWMKFARMVGKANAVVLLTIVYFVVIGPAAIVLRIIGKDLLDRKAGNEISYWYDKQQEKLTTERSEHQF, from the coding sequence ATGAAGACGCCACAAGAGCGAATCGAGCCGTTTCTCAGGCGGTGGAGCTACGCGTCCGAGATTCCGGATGTTGCCGCCGTGCCGCAAGCAAAAACTTTCTGGCGGTCTGCCTACGAATATTGGATGAAGTTCGCCCGGATGGTAGGCAAAGCGAATGCTGTGGTGCTCTTGACGATTGTCTATTTCGTTGTGATCGGTCCGGCAGCGATCGTGTTGAGGATAATCGGCAAGGATTTGCTTGATCGGAAAGCGGGCAACGAGATTTCCTACTGGTACGACAAACAGCAGGAAAAACTGACAACTGAACGAAGCGAACATCAGTTCTGA
- a CDS encoding extracellular solute-binding protein — translation MIWHQMRPDEQAVLHRQLLRYMQKHADVKVQELFKETETLRSAYVVGALAGQGPDLVYGPSDPVGVYEATKSIRPLEDLFSADFLAQFDSTSLVRYHGHLYQIADKIGNHLALVYNKKYVQKPPETDVELIELSKQIQNKYGYVFGRPRVYGITWNYIEPFFFIPFYTGFGGWVLGPDGVTPTLDTKSMVDALNFVRRLRDVEKIVPNEADYEIADALFKDGKAAMLINGDWSWAGYAQHGIDIGIAPLPKITETGLWCAPMTSPKGYSVNANLSGGRLSTVVDLLKYLLSEECQLETVKSLNTAPTLKVLYKNAEILANENLQNSLLQIARGKSMPVVPQMRAVWDAMRPSYQAVMGKARTPEQAAKDMQAQALRKIRDMNE, via the coding sequence GTGATCTGGCACCAGATGCGGCCGGATGAGCAGGCCGTTCTGCACCGTCAGCTTCTTCGGTATATGCAAAAGCACGCCGATGTAAAGGTCCAAGAATTGTTTAAGGAGACCGAAACGCTCAGGAGTGCTTATGTCGTCGGTGCGTTGGCTGGTCAGGGACCAGATCTCGTCTATGGCCCGTCGGACCCGGTCGGAGTTTATGAAGCTACAAAGAGCATCCGCCCGCTCGAGGACCTGTTTTCCGCAGATTTCTTGGCGCAGTTTGATTCAACTTCTCTCGTGCGGTACCACGGTCACCTCTACCAGATCGCCGACAAGATAGGCAATCACCTGGCTCTGGTGTACAACAAGAAATATGTCCAGAAGCCGCCTGAGACAGATGTCGAACTGATAGAACTCAGCAAGCAGATCCAAAACAAGTACGGATATGTCTTTGGACGTCCAAGGGTCTATGGCATTACCTGGAACTACATTGAGCCGTTTTTCTTCATCCCGTTTTACACCGGCTTCGGTGGGTGGGTTCTGGGCCCGGATGGGGTAACGCCGACGCTCGACACCAAGTCCATGGTGGACGCTCTCAATTTCGTCCGACGGCTTCGGGACGTCGAGAAGATCGTTCCCAACGAGGCGGACTACGAGATAGCTGATGCGTTGTTCAAGGACGGGAAAGCGGCGATGCTGATCAATGGAGACTGGTCCTGGGCCGGCTATGCACAGCACGGAATCGATATCGGAATCGCGCCGCTGCCAAAAATCACGGAAACCGGTCTTTGGTGTGCGCCGATGACATCGCCAAAAGGGTATTCTGTCAACGCCAATCTTAGCGGCGGAAGGCTTTCCACGGTCGTCGACCTCCTGAAATACCTTCTGTCGGAAGAATGCCAGCTCGAGACAGTGAAGTCTCTTAATACAGCCCCCACTCTCAAGGTTCTTTACAAGAACGCTGAGATCCTCGCCAATGAAAACCTGCAAAATTCTCTCCTGCAGATAGCGAGAGGAAAGTCGATGCCTGTGGTACCACAGATGCGTGCAGTCTGGGACGCCATGCGGCCCAGCTATCAGGCAGTCATGGGGAAGGCCAGAACGCCGGAACAGGCGGCGAAAGATATGCAGGCTCAGGCGCTGCGAAAGATACGGGATATGAACGAATGA
- a CDS encoding alpha-amylase family glycosyl hydrolase gives MITLVTLIAVAQVACTQDSADVTFRYTPPSSQSAVFLVGEFNNWNNQAWPMTPAGNNLFVRTVRLAVGGFPGGKVPGAYEYKFYYSGVADWPNDPLHHYVNPSDNNDSYLFINNPTIYQLIPNERTGITATTNPTVSAYLFPKVGSAIDTSSITLRVGSRFYSGLGRFYNLTTRQLALQLPDRLPNGVHRVVLTVGTSADSVLITVQAGFVQITNLSGFVTRNPQRTLYGVVEDTSIHTVRIVRNDADTAFATATAGAFVLAAQLREGANTFKALARDANGFLQMSDPVMFTYLINHAPDADVYFIDAGPNVIVSADGTTDPDTGQVLTYLWSADVKNPQQVAGINGSRNRQISAPKPTVPGEYYFTLIASDPEGNKDTTRNYFTILDNGVFQGASRATVPRWVKQGRLYEMFFKSFTPQGTINAAIPMLPYLKSLGVNILWVMPIMENASPINTRTGPGYNIKDFLKVAPEYGSNGDFKNFVSQAHSLGLKVIVDVTPNHTSYLHPFVLEARQYRERSPYWNFYQHTVINHNTNGLGQSTTSDGFIYYSGFSSQLLNYNWSDVDARSYMIEVYKWWVRECDIDGYRFDVYWGPHRRAGGGAGNELEMGAPVRKALKKLKPDIFLLAEDDGTGSGTEVIFGDRSGGVDAGYDWALFGGAIKPFFFDAGSIENLHSKYFNNNFYPGPNASFMRFMENHDEERIIYQYQDTAYQKTQPVASTLFTVPGMPMIYSGQEVGHGLTMSDFYQRTRGVIDWKSPGRSRLLPHYQRLTHIRAQFAAFSTQKFIRLSSGNGLVYSYARPLSGNDGIVAVNLSSSVQDVTLNLSSAVVETPVQDGKAYVVSDLYNDTSYTLKFTGAQASLRIVLRPFGSSVCVLSDSTRRLSLPLLVSVKKDLGENLPTEFLLHQNYPNPFNPTTTIAYDLPSEAYVTLRIFNILGEEVATIVRGRQEGGQHAAQWNGMSSTGLGCSSGVYFMRLEAGSNISVKRMMLLK, from the coding sequence TTGATAACTCTGGTTACGCTGATTGCCGTTGCGCAAGTCGCATGTACGCAGGACAGCGCCGACGTGACGTTTCGTTACACACCGCCATCATCACAGTCGGCGGTGTTCCTCGTCGGGGAGTTCAACAATTGGAACAACCAGGCTTGGCCGATGACACCGGCCGGGAACAATCTGTTTGTGCGAACTGTCCGGCTCGCAGTGGGAGGCTTTCCGGGCGGCAAGGTGCCCGGTGCGTACGAATACAAGTTCTACTATTCCGGCGTCGCGGATTGGCCCAACGATCCGCTCCACCATTACGTCAATCCATCGGACAACAACGATTCGTATCTCTTCATCAACAACCCGACGATATACCAGCTCATACCAAATGAACGGACTGGTATTACGGCAACCACAAATCCGACCGTCTCAGCGTACCTTTTCCCGAAAGTCGGTTCAGCGATAGACACATCCTCCATTACATTGCGGGTGGGAAGCAGATTCTACTCAGGGCTCGGGCGATTCTACAATCTAACAACACGCCAGCTTGCTCTCCAGCTACCTGATCGCCTCCCGAACGGGGTGCACAGAGTAGTCCTGACGGTTGGGACCTCCGCTGACAGCGTCTTAATTACGGTGCAGGCTGGTTTCGTGCAGATCACGAACCTGAGCGGTTTTGTTACGCGCAATCCCCAGCGGACCCTCTACGGTGTTGTTGAGGATACATCAATTCATACAGTCCGCATCGTCAGAAACGACGCGGACACTGCGTTCGCGACGGCCACGGCTGGAGCTTTTGTGCTGGCGGCACAACTCCGTGAAGGGGCGAACACTTTTAAGGCTCTCGCACGCGACGCGAATGGATTTCTCCAGATGTCAGACCCAGTTATGTTCACGTACCTGATCAACCATGCTCCGGATGCTGATGTCTACTTCATTGACGCCGGGCCAAATGTCATCGTGAGTGCGGACGGAACAACAGATCCAGACACAGGGCAGGTGCTGACGTATCTCTGGTCGGCTGATGTGAAGAATCCGCAGCAGGTTGCGGGCATCAATGGTTCCAGGAATCGTCAGATCTCGGCCCCGAAACCTACAGTTCCCGGGGAATACTACTTCACGCTGATCGCGAGTGATCCGGAAGGGAACAAGGACACAACGCGAAACTACTTTACAATTCTCGATAACGGTGTCTTTCAGGGAGCAAGTCGTGCAACAGTTCCTCGCTGGGTCAAGCAGGGAAGACTGTACGAAATGTTCTTCAAATCGTTTACACCGCAGGGGACAATCAACGCCGCGATCCCGATGCTCCCTTATCTGAAAAGTCTCGGAGTCAACATCCTCTGGGTGATGCCGATCATGGAGAACGCCTCACCAATCAACACACGCACAGGTCCGGGATACAATATCAAAGATTTCCTGAAGGTCGCGCCGGAGTACGGATCGAATGGCGACTTCAAGAATTTTGTGTCTCAGGCGCACTCGCTTGGATTGAAGGTCATCGTTGACGTCACACCCAATCATACAAGCTACCTGCATCCGTTCGTCCTTGAAGCGCGCCAGTATCGGGAAAGATCCCCGTACTGGAATTTCTATCAGCATACCGTCATCAACCATAATACGAACGGTCTCGGACAGAGCACTACGTCGGATGGATTTATCTACTACAGCGGGTTCTCGAGTCAGCTTCTTAACTACAACTGGTCGGACGTGGATGCACGCTCCTACATGATCGAAGTGTACAAGTGGTGGGTAAGAGAATGTGATATTGACGGATACCGCTTCGACGTGTATTGGGGGCCGCATCGCAGGGCGGGCGGAGGAGCGGGGAACGAACTTGAAATGGGTGCCCCGGTCCGCAAGGCGTTGAAGAAGCTGAAGCCGGACATTTTTCTGCTGGCAGAGGATGACGGCACGGGATCGGGCACCGAGGTGATCTTTGGAGATCGCAGCGGCGGTGTGGATGCCGGATACGATTGGGCCCTGTTCGGCGGGGCGATCAAACCATTTTTCTTCGATGCGGGGAGTATCGAGAACCTCCACTCGAAGTACTTCAACAACAATTTCTATCCCGGGCCGAATGCCTCCTTCATGCGCTTCATGGAAAACCATGACGAGGAGAGAATTATCTATCAGTACCAAGACACCGCATATCAGAAAACGCAGCCCGTTGCCTCAACGCTATTCACCGTTCCCGGCATGCCTATGATCTACTCCGGGCAGGAGGTCGGACACGGTTTGACGATGAGCGATTTCTATCAGCGGACGAGGGGAGTGATCGATTGGAAATCGCCGGGAAGGAGCAGACTGCTCCCGCATTATCAGCGATTGACGCATATCCGGGCTCAGTTCGCAGCGTTTTCGACCCAAAAATTCATCCGACTTTCTTCGGGGAATGGCCTTGTGTACAGCTACGCTCGCCCTTTGAGTGGCAATGACGGCATCGTCGCTGTAAACCTCAGCTCGAGCGTGCAGGACGTCACGTTAAACCTCTCCTCAGCGGTCGTCGAGACTCCTGTTCAGGACGGCAAGGCTTATGTCGTGAGTGATCTCTATAATGACACATCGTACACCCTCAAGTTCACTGGTGCGCAGGCTTCTCTGCGGATTGTGCTTCGCCCCTTCGGAAGTTCTGTGTGTGTGCTGTCAGATTCGACAAGACGGCTGAGCTTGCCGCTCCTGGTTTCAGTGAAGAAGGATCTTGGTGAGAACCTGCCAACCGAATTTCTGCTCCATCAGAACTATCCCAATCCATTCAATCCGACCACCACGATAGCCTATGACCTTCCTTCTGAAGCATACGTGACGCTTCGAATCTTCAATATTCTCGGAGAGGAGGTCGCAACGATTGTTCGGGGCAGACAGGAAGGGGGCCAGCACGCGGCTCAATGGAATGGTATGTCTTCCACTGGACTGGGTTGCTCCTCTGGCGTGTATTTCATGCGCCTGGAGGCTGGCAGCAATATCAGTGTCAAGCGAATGATGCTCTTGAAATAA
- a CDS encoding sugar ABC transporter permease, which produces MNTDRTKSFIAFLVVPSFLLLAAVVFYPFFYNLALAFGNMNLTKMREWQFIGLRQFVKIFTEPSQPDFYAVFFRTIIWTVANVTFHVVLGVFLAMLLNQKIKGKAIYRTLLILPWAIPQYIVALTWRGMFNYEYGSINLILTKYLGMPAVEWLRSPTEAFIACILTNVWLGFPFMMVVALGALQSIPQELYEAAEIDGASWWTKFRTITIPLIRPVMIPAITLGIVWTFNNLNIVWLVSNGGEPSDKTHILVSFVYKAAFNFYSFSYAAALSLVIFLILFTFSMIFMRQSKATEAAY; this is translated from the coding sequence ATGAACACTGACCGAACCAAATCTTTCATAGCCTTCCTCGTTGTCCCGTCGTTTCTGCTCCTCGCTGCGGTGGTGTTCTATCCGTTTTTCTACAATCTGGCGTTGGCGTTCGGGAACATGAACCTCACCAAGATGCGCGAGTGGCAGTTTATTGGGCTCAGACAGTTTGTCAAGATCTTTACCGAGCCTTCCCAGCCCGATTTCTACGCGGTATTCTTCAGGACCATCATCTGGACTGTCGCGAACGTCACGTTCCACGTCGTTCTTGGCGTCTTTCTTGCGATGCTCCTGAATCAGAAAATCAAAGGAAAAGCGATCTACCGAACGCTGCTCATTCTTCCCTGGGCGATTCCACAATACATCGTCGCGTTGACCTGGCGGGGAATGTTCAACTACGAGTACGGCTCCATCAACCTCATACTCACGAAGTATCTCGGCATGCCGGCTGTCGAATGGCTTCGAAGTCCCACCGAAGCGTTCATCGCCTGCATCCTCACGAATGTTTGGCTAGGGTTTCCCTTCATGATGGTCGTCGCTCTCGGTGCGTTGCAGAGCATCCCGCAGGAATTGTACGAGGCGGCGGAGATCGATGGAGCGAGCTGGTGGACGAAATTCCGCACGATCACCATTCCGTTGATCCGTCCGGTGATGATCCCGGCGATCACACTCGGCATTGTGTGGACATTTAACAATCTCAATATCGTCTGGCTCGTCAGCAACGGGGGAGAGCCATCAGACAAGACGCACATACTTGTCTCGTTCGTCTACAAAGCCGCGTTCAATTTCTACAGCTTTAGTTACGCTGCGGCGCTCTCACTTGTGATATTCCTGATCCTCTTCACGTTTAGCATGATCTTCATGCGTCAATCCAAAGCAACAGAGGCCGCATACTAG
- a CDS encoding carbamoyltransferase, which translates to MNILGISCFYHDAAAAILSDGQLIAAAQEERFTRRRHDAEFPIHAINYCLHEAGISAAEIDYVGFYDKPLVKFERLLYTYLATFPKALPSFLKSMPVWLRDKLWIPQLIRAKLDYDGPILYSEHHQAHAASAFHVSPFDAAAILTIDGVGEWETTTYGIGEGNDIQLLKRIHFPHSLGLLYSAFTYYLGFRVNSAEYKVMGLAPYGKPVYYDLIMQNLVSARDDGSYKMNMKYFGYDSGLTMTNASFETLFGQPRREPEGPLGQFHKDMAASIQKVTDELMVRMANHVHRVTKSKNLCLAGGVALNCVANSKILERTSFENLFIQPAAGDAGGAVGVAYHIYNSLLGKKRNFVWRDAFLGPEFSDSEIAEYLAGLGVDYQTLGRVELLNEAARLIAEQNVIGWFQGRMEWGPRALGNRSILADPRNNENWSRVNLKIKFRESFRPFAPAVLLERASEFFDLDRPSPYMLLTAQVRENKRVIPAVTHVDGSARLQTVARTENTMFHDLLQEFDRQTGCPVLINTSFNVRGEPIVCTPHDAFKCFMRTDMDFLVIGNALLDKKRMQEDVKELSREEFAMD; encoded by the coding sequence GTGAATATCCTTGGCATATCGTGCTTCTACCATGATGCAGCAGCTGCCATCCTCAGCGATGGTCAGCTGATCGCCGCCGCCCAGGAAGAGCGATTCACACGTCGGAGACACGACGCAGAATTCCCGATCCATGCCATAAACTACTGTCTGCACGAGGCTGGGATCTCTGCGGCAGAAATCGATTATGTCGGATTCTACGACAAGCCGCTCGTCAAGTTCGAGCGGCTTCTCTATACCTATCTGGCGACGTTTCCAAAAGCGTTGCCTTCGTTCCTCAAGTCGATGCCTGTCTGGCTCAGGGACAAACTGTGGATCCCGCAACTCATTCGCGCCAAGCTTGACTACGACGGACCGATTCTGTATTCAGAGCATCATCAGGCGCACGCGGCGAGCGCTTTTCATGTTTCGCCCTTCGATGCGGCTGCTATCCTTACGATCGACGGAGTCGGAGAATGGGAAACCACGACCTATGGTATCGGTGAAGGGAACGACATCCAGCTCCTGAAACGTATTCACTTTCCGCACTCCCTGGGGCTCCTCTATTCTGCATTCACGTACTATCTGGGGTTCAGGGTCAACAGTGCGGAGTACAAAGTGATGGGCCTCGCTCCCTACGGCAAACCAGTGTATTACGATCTGATCATGCAAAACCTCGTCAGCGCCAGGGATGACGGCAGCTACAAGATGAACATGAAATACTTCGGGTACGATTCCGGGTTAACAATGACGAACGCCAGTTTCGAGACGCTCTTCGGCCAACCTCGTCGGGAACCTGAAGGTCCGCTCGGTCAGTTTCACAAAGATATGGCGGCATCGATTCAGAAGGTCACGGACGAGCTCATGGTACGTATGGCAAACCACGTGCATCGTGTGACGAAATCGAAGAATCTTTGTCTTGCCGGCGGCGTAGCGCTCAATTGCGTCGCAAACTCGAAGATTCTTGAGCGTACGTCATTTGAGAATCTCTTTATCCAGCCGGCTGCAGGAGATGCCGGCGGTGCGGTGGGGGTGGCATATCACATCTACAATTCGCTTCTTGGGAAGAAGAGGAACTTCGTTTGGCGCGATGCATTTCTTGGACCGGAGTTCTCGGACAGCGAAATAGCTGAGTATCTGGCGGGTCTCGGAGTCGACTATCAGACACTCGGAAGGGTGGAGCTTCTCAACGAAGCAGCTCGCCTGATCGCAGAGCAAAATGTCATCGGATGGTTTCAGGGGAGAATGGAATGGGGGCCGAGAGCGCTCGGAAACCGGAGCATACTTGCCGATCCCCGAAACAATGAAAACTGGTCGAGGGTCAACTTGAAGATCAAGTTCCGCGAGAGCTTCCGGCCTTTCGCACCGGCTGTGCTGCTGGAACGGGCATCCGAGTTCTTCGATCTCGACCGGCCAAGCCCTTATATGCTCCTGACAGCCCAGGTTCGTGAGAACAAACGCGTGATACCGGCGGTTACCCATGTTGACGGGTCGGCTCGACTTCAGACGGTTGCGCGCACGGAGAATACGATGTTTCATGATTTGCTTCAGGAGTTCGACCGGCAAACCGGATGTCCGGTGCTGATTAACACGTCATTCAATGTCCGAGGTGAGCCAATTGTCTGCACTCCTCACGACGCATTTAAATGCTTCATGCGCACTGACATGGATTTTCTCGTGATTGGCAATGCCCTGCTGGACAAGAAGAGAATGCAGGAGGATGTTAAGGAGCTATCGAGAGAGGAATTTGCAATGGACTAA